In Chromatiaceae bacterium, a single genomic region encodes these proteins:
- a CDS encoding DsrE family protein, with amino-acid sequence MRRTLSTRFDTRVLLAVAATFIMLATSTVSTAVRADGVAKVVYHADFADPRRFSAMLTSINNMVTYYQNELIDYDVRIVFVAHGVRFVTDDPLTGTPFQEDAEMAERRANNAGRLQALHSVQGVKLELCDITRSQIGLDGAKLYDGVELVPSGVVQVAKLQSEGFAYIKIE; translated from the coding sequence ATGCGTAGAACACTTTCCACACGGTTCGACACCCGCGTGCTGCTGGCTGTCGCAGCCACTTTCATCATGCTCGCGACCAGTACCGTCTCCACCGCGGTACGCGCCGACGGCGTGGCCAAGGTCGTCTATCACGCCGATTTCGCCGACCCAAGGCGGTTCAGCGCCATGCTGACCAGCATCAACAACATGGTCACGTATTACCAAAACGAACTCATCGACTACGACGTGCGCATCGTGTTCGTTGCCCACGGCGTGCGCTTCGTCACCGACGATCCCTTGACCGGCACCCCGTTTCAGGAAGATGCCGAGATGGCCGAACGGCGCGCCAACAATGCCGGCCGCTTGCAGGCGTTGCACAGCGTTCAGGGTGTGAAGCTCGAGCTATGCGACATCACGCGGTCACAGATCGGCCTCGACGGTGCAAAACTCTACGACGGCGTCGAACTCGTGCCGTCGGGTGTCGTGCAGGTTGCCAAACTGCAAAGCGAGGGCTTCGCCTACATCAAAATCGAATGA